From the Roseofilum capinflatum BLCC-M114 genome, the window TTATTCTACCGCAGTGGAGGAGTGGGGGATGGGGAGATGGGGGAGGTGGGGGGACACAGGGAATTAGCGTAGTGCCGTGACACAGCTAAAATAGTGCATTAGCGTAGGGTGGGTTAGGCGGCTAAAACCTAGACTGTAAGAGCAATCTCTCAATCCGCCGTAACCCACCATTTTAGGGTTGTCACGGCAGTAGTGTCTCAATTAGATTAAGTCCGGGTCATCAGTTAAAGTATAGGAGTCAGGTGGGCAGGGTCTTTTGGTAGAATTTGAATCATATGGCTGCTTCTCCTGCCCACCCTACGATGAGTTGTAATCATAGCAGTTGAATCGGACTTGATTTGATATCATTACCCAACCCAAAGAGACTCAGTTGTTGATAGCGATCGCTCCCTGAATCCTCTATCTTAGTTATATCAGGTAGCGTCAAGGGGAGTCGAGGATAGGTTTTCTCGTCCATCTGATCGCGCTGTAACCATTGCTGAAATACCTGTTCTCTGGGATCGTCCGGACAAACTAAGCCATAGATCCGTAGGCGTTTCCCGGAACCTTTGAGGCTGGTGGTGCGCTGATGCTCTAGACTATAGCCCAAGAGATTAATAAAGCGGCGCAGGATCATGATTCCAGAGGCATTTTTAGCCAGTCCGATACCAAAGAGCGATCGCACTTCTTCGCGGTTAGACAAGGCAATGTCCTGTAACTGCTGTAAATCCACATCGGTATTCATAAATACCCGCTCTGGATCGGCAATTAAACTGGGAATGCCTAAAAGCTCCATTGTGCCAATCTTTGACCCCAATTGAGAGCTGTTAAAGTCGGGTAAAAAGAGACCACCTGATCTCCGTGAGAGCAATTCCCGCGCCATGGCAGTATCGCGATCGGCTAAATAGGGACGGCCGACGGTGAGAAAATAATGATACTGTAATTGCTCGTACCAGCCGCGATCGTCTAAACTGACTAACTCAGGGGTAACGGGAATTCCATACTTTTGCCAGAGTTCTTGATGGCGAGATCTGCGTCGTTGATCCGGAGTTTGGCTGGTACGATAATACAGAGTAGATGGGGAACTTACGGAAACTTGTTCAACTCCAGAATCGGCGATCGCCTCACATTCTGCCTGATAATTTTGCTCTAAAACGCGATCGATCGTCGTCTTCAAAGTGGGTTCGCTCTCCTCCTCTGCTGCTGGTTTCTGCTCCACTGCACTCTGACAAACATGACCTTCTGCCATCAGGGAGCCGATCGCCGCTTCCCGATACCTAGCCATTCCGCCATTAAACCGTACCGCCAACTTGGCCCAAGTCATCAGGGACTCCGCTTGAAAGCCAAGATCCAAGCCGTCTAACTGGGTAAAATCCGATTGTTGCAACAGGCGAATATTCACTTGGGTTAACCGATGTTCGCAACTGAGCAAACTGGCTAGGGACGTTGAACCATTTCCCACCCGGTTAAAGCCATAGGGAGCGATCCAGACATAGCGAGGCACACTTTCCCGCAGTCGTGACAGCGCTTGACGGACAGAGTTCTCGGCTTGGATGCCTTGGGCGATCGCCCACACCGAGGTAAAATGACCCTTGAGATCGATGCTCACCCCGGTTTCAATGGCGGGAGAAGCCAACACCCCATCATACTGACTTAAGAGGCGATCGAAACGCTCCCCCGTACACCCATAAGCCGGATGAGTCGGATCGGCCAAGGTTTCCGAATCGATCCGCAAAAACCGCCGCTCTGGAAAACGCTGCTGTAAATAGCTCTCTAGGGTAATCGTTCCCCACTTACTGCCCCGTTTCTGAGCCGACAAACAGACCATCGGCCGCCCCCCAGAGGCAATATGAGCGGCTAGGTCTTCCACCAGGCGCTCAGGGGTTTTCTCTTCATAGCTATAGACCTGCCAAGCCTCTTCCTGGCTCGGTTTCCAAGTATTTTCGACTACGGCCACATCCGGGTCAATGCCCGAAAGAGCCATCAAATACTCTAGGGAAAGATCGCTTAAGTCGGCATCTGCAACCCAGACTTGACCTGTGCCTCCTAAGACAGTTTGGATTAGGCTTTTCAAAGTGTTCAGAATAGCCACCCGATGACGGCGACAGGTGCTGGAGTTTAAACCATGCCACAGAACTTGCTCGATTTCATCAATCACAACCAGGGCATTTTGCCAGTCTTGGGGATTCA encodes:
- a CDS encoding plasmid replication protein, CyRepA1 family produces the protein MNHLLEWEASGVDRQLTQLNVIPLEGQTPYNYLLYADDLPRRKDGRLRANIMQRYQHLKQGGWWCSGINPLTGEDEDWGCFKPAQPRYAEGKAIKYEHPPKTPTRLFALRVTQSIWQTIANRGNASLSAEEIQPERSDLGFWQWVKDNPSVPLCITEGAKKAGALLTAGYAAIALPGIHSGYRIPKNDQGRRISHPHLIPELQPFIAPNRPITIVFDQDSKPQTLRAVQSAIRRMGYLLQQAGCQVNIVTWNPQWGKGVDDLIASQGAAAFHQAYSQALPFDRWKATITQQLTHPRTLTLHERYFPATLPIPETAQLVAIKSAKGTGKTQLLETIVKQAKRTGQPVLVISHRVQLVESLAARFGLPALTGEASPDPGVVLCIDSLHPHSRAQLNPQDWQNALVVIDEIEQVLWHGLNSSTCRRHRVAILNTLKSLIQTVLGGTGQVWVADADLSDLSLEYLMALSGIDPDVAVVENTWKPSQEEAWQVYSYEEKTPERLVEDLAAHIASGGRPMVCLSAQKRGSKWGTITLESYLQQRFPERRFLRIDSETLADPTHPAYGCTGERFDRLLSQYDGVLASPAIETGVSIDLKGHFTSVWAIAQGIQAENSVRQALSRLRESVPRYVWIAPYGFNRVGNGSTSLASLLSCEHRLTQVNIRLLQQSDFTQLDGLDLGFQAESLMTWAKLAVRFNGGMARYREAAIGSLMAEGHVCQSAVEQKPAAEEESEPTLKTTIDRVLEQNYQAECEAIADSGVEQVSVSSPSTLYYRTSQTPDQRRRSRHQELWQKYGIPVTPELVSLDDRGWYEQLQYHYFLTVGRPYLADRDTAMARELLSRRSGGLFLPDFNSSQLGSKIGTMELLGIPSLIADPERVFMNTDVDLQQLQDIALSNREEVRSLFGIGLAKNASGIMILRRFINLLGYSLEHQRTTSLKGSGKRLRIYGLVCPDDPREQVFQQWLQRDQMDEKTYPRLPLTLPDITKIEDSGSDRYQQLSLFGLGNDIKSSPIQLL